The following are encoded together in the Bactrocera neohumeralis isolate Rockhampton chromosome 6, APGP_CSIRO_Bneo_wtdbg2-racon-allhic-juicebox.fasta_v2, whole genome shotgun sequence genome:
- the LOC126763682 gene encoding sodium- and chloride-dependent GABA transporter 1 isoform X2, which produces MQENDKFFCAYKRYKICPKMEIPTTKYLADYLYVVHEDVPFRYYRKTKCSIFRGLVLCICLNVTYANIVRFPRELDKYGSSYLIPYITLLFLVGLPIILLEISVGQFLGQSAAHTWTASPIFKGACIISRFASWLSTIWVSLQAVLAVAYIGMFIVNTLPFRECVGNVKMALNGYTVTGNSGQECLQRTFLTPFWENPMYFGMLAVGLIGIWIVVMLCTHNGRFLRRSLFFFGILGFLLLCCLTGWEVHNSFQRSYFPELWPFDSTLLMDSNIWFNALMQVLFATNCGFGALPAVTGKFLYKGDAVRTSIVYLCFNLLVNAIAVTLFMVQFDLSANSGSMIEELKPLTAVYDRVMYDRPSNELIARIIPVLIYALIVISAIVAMTVSIYTVTRLVPRHPNYVISLVALVMTIISLAAPKFIIARILDTRIVGTILITALVFELIAISWIYGVKNIYTDLEFSIGRPIFKGWMWLWCVCPAILTALLVWWCSDDDQYDLLAEYVPRWAPILLALAVIFIIACVQIFRQVEYNFFGMICEASKPAKEWGPTDPLARHAWKQWRSVCQDTGRRDFTLRRRGTRDYTHSIKKGQYSSSGKYANGHATQQNWKQSTTGNSSPNYSGSMFGDSAIEEDISVDKFPGVSQQFMPFQNSDGKPLRYSNRSRAQPQQRSNAQQQQQPQQQYIDQHRQYQNQQLEDEPLPSPPPPPPSHVHAMRAHNANAEKHREIVYIRRLSEDGRHATRIEITPSNESITYGSSNAITANGGARNPLSRVGASGPHGAAYVKRSSSTSMAEHNRHSIVSVGGGGLVGGVAGAKLPPHNANGSADHICWRKFTVNPQEYSTEL; this is translated from the exons ACAAAATGCTCGATATTTCGTGGGCTCGTGCTGTGCATCTGCTTGAACGTCACCTACGCCAACATCGTGCGTTTCCCGAGAGAACTGGACAAATACGGTTCGTCGTATTTGATTCCATACATAACACTATTGTTTCTAGTCGGCTTGCCAATTATCTTATTGGAGATATCAGTGGGACAGTTTTTGGGCCAAAGTGCAGCGCACACCTGGACCGCCTCGCCCATATTTAAAG GCGCCTGCATCATCAGCCGCTTCGCTTCATGGCTGTCGACGATTTGGGTATCGCTGCAAGCCGTCTTGGCGGTGGCCTACATCGGCATGTTCATCGTCAATACGCTGCCTTTTCGGGAGTGTGTGGGCAACGTGAAGATGGCGCTG AATGGCTACACAGTGACGGGAAACAGCGGGCAAGAATGCTTGCAGCGTACGTTCTTAACGCCGTTCTGGGAGAATCCCATGTATTTCGGCATGCTGGCCGTTGGACTGATCGGTATTTGGATCGTGGTCATGTTGTG CACGCACAATGGCCGTTTCCTGCGCCGCAGTCTCTTCTTCTTCGGCATACTGGGCTTTCTGCTGCTGTGTTGCCTCACCGGCTGGGAAGTGCACAATTCGTTCCAGCGTTCCTACTTTCCCGAGCTCTGGCCGTTCGACTCGACGTTACTCATGGACTCTAATATCTGGTTCAACGCATTGATGCAGGTACTTTTCGCCACTAACTGCGGCTTTGGCGCTTTGCCCGCAGTCACCGGAAAATTTCTGTACAAAGGCGACGCCGTGCGGACTTCAATCGTTTATTTGTGCTTCAACCTGCTGGTGAATGCAATTGCTGTCACCTTATTTATGGTACAATTCGACCTGTCGGCGAATAGTGGATCCATGATTGAGGAGCTCAAGCCACTCACAGCTGTCTACGATCGCGTCATGTACGATCGCCCCAGCAACGAGCTTATCGCACGCATTATACCCGTACTAATTTATGCGTTGATCGTTATTTCCGCTATTGTGGCAATGACGGTGTCCATCTACACGGTCACACGGTTGGTGCCGCGCCATCCGAATTACGTCATCAGCTTGGTGGCGCTCGTAATGACGATCATATCGCTGGCCGCGCCGAAATTCATAATTGCGCGCATTTTGGATACGCGTATCGTAGGTACAATCTTAATTACGGCGCTTGTCTTCGAGTTGATTGCGATCAGTTGGATTTATGGCGTCAAGAATATCTACACTGATTTGGAATTCTCTATTGGACGGCCGATCTTCAAAGGCTGGATGTGGCTATGGTGCGTCTGCCCAGCCATACTTACCGCGTTGTTGGTGTGGTGGTGTTCGGACGACGATCAGTACGATCTGCTGGCGGAGTACGTACCACGTTGGGCACCCATTCTACTCGCGCTAGCAGTGATCTTCATAATAGCTTGTGTGCAGATATTCCGTCAAGTTGAGTACAATTTCTTCGGCATGATCTGCGAGGCCTCCAAACCAGCGAAGGAGTGGGGACCAACCGATCCCTTAGCGCGCCATGCCTGGAAGCAATGGCGTTCGGTATGTCAAGATACTGGGCGACGTGATTTCACGCTACGCCGACGTGGTACCCGCGACTACACGCACTCCATCAAGAAAGGACAATATTCCAGCTCCGGCAAATATGCGAATGGTCACGCCACGCAGCAGAACTGGAAGCAATCTACCACCGGCAACAGTTCGCCTAACTACAGTGGCTCAATGTTCGGTGATTCCGCTATTGAGGAAGACATTAGCGTCGATAAGTTTCCTGGTGTTTCACAACAGTTTATGCCCTTCCAGAACAGTGATGGCAAGCCGCTGCGTTATTCAAATCGCTCACGCGCTCAGCCACAACAACGTTCAAatgcgcagcaacaacaacaaccacagcaacaATATATAGATCAACACAGACAATACCAGAATCAGCAGCTTGAGGACGAGCCACTGCCAAGCCCGCCACCACCACCTCCCAGCCACGTGCACGCCATGCGTGCGCACAACGCGAACGCCGAGAAGCATCGTGAGATAGTCTATATACGCCGACTCTCTGAGGATGGCCGCCACGCGACGCGCATCGAAATAACACCCTCCAACGAGTCCATCACATACGGCAGCTCGAATGCCATCACAGCCAATGGCGGCGCGCGCAACCCGTTGAGCCGAGTCGGTGCAAGCGGACCGCACGGCGCCGCTTACGTGAAGCGCTCCTCCAGCACCAGCATGGCCGAACACAACCGACACTCCATCGTGAGTGTGGGCGGCGGTGGCCTCGTAGGAGGTGTCGCTGGCGCCAAACTACCACCCCACAACGCGAATGGCAGCGCGGATCACATCTGCTGGCGGAAGTTCACGGTGAATCCGCAGGAGTACTCCACGGAGCTGTGA